Proteins from a genomic interval of Clostridium scatologenes:
- a CDS encoding amino acid permease: protein MSENQNLSRGLKNRHVQLLAIGGAIGTGLFLGSGRSIHLAGPSILFAYMITGIMLFFVMRALGELLLSNLNYHSFVEFVYDYLGEGAAFITGWTYWFCWVSLAMADVAATGLYIQYWFPNVARWVPSLIVLVILLIMNLTAVKLFGEMEFWFALIKVIAILALIIVGTFMIIKGFSTNAGASSFTNLWNHGGWLPNGVSGFILSFQMVVFAFTGIELVGLTAGETENPEYVIPKAINNIPIRIIIFYVGALTIIMGIYPWNSIDPTKSPFVQVFSAVGVAAAASIVNFVVLTSAASACNSGIFSTSRMVYSLAKENNAPKSMKKLTSNHIPSNATIFSATVILISVILNYIMPEGVFVLITSISTFCYIFIWAIIIICHIKYRKNKPELAAKSKFKMPLYPIINYLILAFFAFVLVTLALNNETRVALFVTPVWFIMLGVIYKVVKSKKKNQEKDLHDVDGNLA from the coding sequence ATGTCAGAAAATCAAAATTTATCAAGAGGTTTAAAAAATCGTCATGTCCAGTTACTGGCAATTGGCGGTGCAATTGGTACTGGATTATTCCTTGGTTCAGGAAGATCAATTCACTTAGCTGGTCCATCTATTTTATTTGCATATATGATAACAGGTATAATGCTATTCTTTGTTATGCGTGCTCTTGGAGAATTATTGCTTTCAAATTTGAACTACCATTCTTTTGTAGAGTTTGTATATGATTATTTAGGAGAAGGAGCAGCATTCATCACTGGATGGACATATTGGTTTTGCTGGGTTTCACTTGCTATGGCTGATGTAGCTGCCACTGGACTTTATATACAATACTGGTTTCCAAATGTAGCTAGGTGGGTTCCAAGCCTTATAGTTCTTGTAATTTTGCTAATAATGAACCTTACTGCAGTAAAGTTATTCGGTGAAATGGAATTCTGGTTTGCTCTAATTAAAGTTATCGCAATTTTAGCACTTATTATAGTTGGTACATTTATGATTATAAAAGGATTTTCTACAAATGCTGGTGCATCTAGCTTTACAAACCTCTGGAATCACGGTGGCTGGTTGCCAAATGGGGTAAGTGGTTTTATCCTTTCTTTCCAAATGGTTGTATTTGCTTTTACTGGAATTGAATTAGTAGGACTTACAGCTGGCGAAACTGAAAACCCAGAATATGTTATTCCAAAAGCTATTAACAATATTCCAATTAGAATTATTATTTTCTATGTAGGAGCACTTACTATTATTATGGGTATATACCCTTGGAATTCAATTGATCCAACTAAAAGCCCATTTGTACAGGTATTTTCTGCAGTGGGAGTAGCAGCAGCAGCAAGTATTGTAAACTTTGTTGTACTAACATCAGCTGCATCTGCTTGTAATAGTGGTATCTTCAGTACAAGCCGTATGGTTTATTCTCTTGCTAAAGAAAATAATGCACCTAAATCAATGAAAAAATTAACCTCTAATCACATACCTTCTAATGCTACAATATTCTCTGCAACTGTCATATTGATTTCGGTTATATTAAATTACATTATGCCTGAAGGAGTATTTGTACTCATTACAAGTATATCAACGTTTTGTTATATATTCATATGGGCAATTATAATTATCTGTCATATAAAATATCGTAAAAACAAACCAGAACTTGCAGCTAAAAGCAAATTCAAAATGCCACTTTATCCAATTATAAACTATTTAATCCTAGCATTCTTTGCTTTTGTTTTAGTTACTTTAGCACTTAATAATGAAACTCGTGTAGCCTTATTTGTAACACCTGTATGGTTTATAATGCTTGGAGTAATTTACAAGGTAGTTAAATCAAAAAAGAAAAATCAAGAAAAAGATCTTCATGATGTGGATGGAAATTTAGCATAA
- a CDS encoding DUF2087 domain-containing protein yields MNKSNKELFWDASIEEVKKGYVELEESYKCIICEEEFTKGRIYEIDSMLYDSKKAAELHILEKHGSTLEYLLGMNPSFMGISQIQRELLLLIASGLTDKEISVKLGVAHSTIRNHRYKLREKEKQARLFLSVMELISSNTQKKVNILDKDILCDAHKTATTIDDRYNITDNERESTIKNYMDENGAVKTFPSKEKKKIIVLSEIIKNFSKGKKYSEKEINRILQRINEDYATTRRALIEYGFMERYDDCSSYWVKE; encoded by the coding sequence ATGAATAAAAGTAATAAAGAACTATTTTGGGATGCAAGTATTGAAGAGGTAAAAAAAGGTTATGTTGAATTAGAAGAAAGTTATAAATGTATAATTTGTGAGGAGGAATTTACAAAGGGAAGGATATATGAAATTGATTCTATGCTGTATGATTCAAAAAAGGCTGCTGAGCTTCATATATTAGAAAAACATGGTTCTACTTTAGAATATTTATTGGGTATGAATCCATCATTTATGGGAATATCACAGATTCAAAGGGAATTATTACTATTAATAGCATCAGGATTAACTGATAAGGAAATTTCAGTAAAGCTTGGAGTAGCACATTCTACTATAAGAAATCATCGTTATAAATTACGTGAAAAAGAAAAGCAGGCAAGATTATTTTTGTCTGTGATGGAATTAATATCATCCAACACACAAAAAAAGGTAAACATATTAGACAAGGATATTTTATGTGATGCTCACAAAACAGCAACTACCATAGATGATAGATATAATATTACTGATAATGAAAGAGAAAGTACAATTAAAAATTATATGGATGAAAATGGAGCAGTAAAAACATTTCCATCCAAGGAAAAGAAGAAAATAATAGTTTTATCTGAAATAATTAAGAATTTTTCTAAAGGAAAAAAATACTCTGAAAAAGAGATCAATAGAATTTTACAAAGAATAAATGAGGACTATGCTACTACTAGAAGAGCCTTAATAGAGTATGGTTTTATGGAACGTTATGATGATTGTAGTAGCTATTGGGTAAAAGAATAA
- a CDS encoding GNAT family N-acetyltransferase has translation MNLIKTKNSKFTIRFATPEDASLVVEYMIKLGTYQKMADKITATKENVYKLLSENKGEAIFGDYDGQTVAFIYFCYNSSAFIGQAGIYIDAFYIDKSVRSKGLGKIMMAFMSKLALERGCKRIEWGCLDWNEPSINFYRNLGATSVDTMTIYRFSQDKLKENADRF, from the coding sequence ATGAATTTAATAAAAACAAAAAATTCAAAATTTACAATTAGATTTGCAACACCTGAGGATGCTAGCTTAGTTGTGGAATATATGATAAAGTTGGGTACATATCAAAAAATGGCGGATAAAATTACAGCAACTAAAGAAAATGTTTATAAACTTTTATCAGAAAATAAAGGAGAAGCAATTTTCGGTGATTATGATGGACAAACTGTTGCTTTTATTTACTTTTGTTATAATTCATCAGCTTTTATAGGACAGGCGGGTATTTATATAGATGCCTTTTATATTGATAAAAGTGTACGATCAAAGGGACTTGGAAAAATTATGATGGCCTTTATGTCAAAGCTTGCACTTGAAAGAGGTTGTAAAAGAATAGAGTGGGGTTGTTTAGATTGGAACGAACCAAGTATTAATTTTTATAGGAACCTTGGTGCAACTAGTGTAGATACTATGACTATATATAGATTTTCTCAAGATAAATTAAAAGAAAATGCTGATAGATTTTAG
- a CDS encoding response regulator transcription factor yields the protein MNKINILVVDDEKEIRDLIEIYLINEGYGVFLAENGIRALQILKEEDIKLVVLDIMLPDIDGISICKKIRTYKDTPIIMLSAKREDNDKISGILNGADDYIGKPFNPLELMVRIKAQLRRYLKVKPNNINEDEIVIENLKINFLKHQVYVGDEEIHLTVKEFEILRLLAQNRGKVFSSRNIYENIWNEEFYECDSTIMTHMKNLRTKLKDNFKNPRYIKTVWGVGYKIDT from the coding sequence ATGAATAAAATAAATATATTAGTAGTAGATGATGAAAAAGAAATTAGAGATTTAATAGAAATATATTTAATAAATGAAGGATATGGAGTTTTTTTAGCAGAGAATGGGATAAGAGCATTGCAAATATTAAAAGAAGAGGATATTAAGCTTGTGGTATTAGATATAATGCTTCCAGATATAGATGGAATAAGCATATGCAAGAAAATTAGAACCTACAAAGATACTCCTATAATAATGTTATCTGCTAAAAGAGAAGATAATGATAAAATATCTGGAATATTAAATGGAGCTGATGATTATATAGGTAAGCCATTTAATCCATTAGAACTTATGGTTAGAATTAAAGCTCAATTGAGAAGATACCTTAAAGTTAAGCCAAATAATATAAATGAAGATGAGATAGTGATAGAAAATTTAAAAATTAATTTCTTGAAGCATCAAGTGTATGTAGGGGATGAAGAAATCCACTTAACGGTAAAAGAGTTTGAAATATTAAGATTATTAGCTCAAAATAGAGGAAAAGTCTTTAGTAGTAGAAATATATATGAAAACATTTGGAATGAAGAATTTTATGAATGTGATTCTACAATAATGACTCATATGAAAAATTTGAGAACTAAATTAAAGGATAATTTTAAGAATCCAAGGTACATCAAAACAGTTTGGGGAGTAGGGTATAAGATAGATACATAA
- a CDS encoding HAMP domain-containing sensor histidine kinase, with translation MDELFKKDGNNYYVQTTHFVKQCKNIEKKITNAKDDEEIYSIINNNVRYVDIFVLNKNGEVLIKSKNCKERSFDLDSLAKNNNDIDTEEYAIKYNLIDKLDNNRYILFSGTLIRTEHSILILIVPIIIFIVLFFILTNKEIVYIKELCLGLKEISKGDLKYRVRIMGKDEISEIGSSINDMTQKLYEYKQKEKKIERDKESFIMNISHDLRTPLTSIIGYVNLLKSKYSCNDDIKKYIDIIDLKAARLNKLINDFFEYNKLNNCEIKLNKINISLNEFMRQVVTGIIPLCNEKNLKIKLLFPEYDIDINIDPDKMFRVMENLLINAIRYCNIGSEIQLSISREENIIIYITNECDHFNKEEINNIFDKFYRGDKARISTKGGAGLGLSIAKSIVELHNGKIFAEYNGKKVCLKLVLPHK, from the coding sequence ATGGATGAATTGTTTAAGAAGGATGGCAATAATTATTATGTACAAACTACGCACTTTGTTAAACAATGTAAAAATATAGAGAAAAAGATTACCAATGCCAAAGATGATGAAGAAATATATTCTATTATAAATAACAATGTAAGATATGTTGATATCTTTGTTTTAAATAAGAATGGAGAAGTTCTAATAAAAAGTAAGAATTGTAAGGAACGCAGCTTTGATTTAGATTCACTTGCAAAGAATAATAATGATATTGATACTGAAGAGTATGCAATTAAATATAACCTTATTGATAAACTTGATAATAATAGATATATATTGTTTAGTGGAACTTTAATTAGAACAGAACATTCTATACTTATATTAATCGTTCCTATAATTATATTTATAGTTTTATTTTTTATATTAACTAATAAGGAAATTGTTTATATAAAAGAATTATGTTTAGGCTTAAAGGAAATTTCTAAAGGTGATCTAAAATATAGAGTTAGAATCATGGGAAAAGATGAAATTTCAGAAATAGGAAGTAGTATAAATGACATGACCCAAAAATTATATGAGTATAAGCAAAAAGAAAAGAAAATAGAAAGGGATAAAGAATCGTTTATAATGAATATATCCCACGATTTGAGAACTCCATTAACATCAATAATAGGTTATGTGAATTTATTAAAAAGTAAATATAGTTGTAATGATGATATAAAAAAATATATAGATATAATAGATTTAAAAGCAGCTAGATTAAATAAGTTGATTAATGATTTTTTTGAGTACAATAAGCTCAATAATTGTGAGATTAAATTAAATAAAATAAATATATCTCTAAATGAATTTATGAGGCAAGTTGTTACAGGTATTATCCCTTTGTGCAATGAAAAAAACTTAAAAATAAAACTTTTATTTCCAGAATATGATATAGATATTAACATAGATCCAGATAAAATGTTTAGGGTCATGGAAAATTTACTAATTAATGCAATAAGGTATTGTAATATAGGTAGTGAAATTCAGTTGAGCATAAGCAGAGAAGAAAATATCATAATTTATATAACTAATGAATGTGATCATTTTAATAAAGAGGAAATAAATAATATATTCGATAAATTTTACAGAGGAGATAAAGCAAGAATTTCAACAAAAGGCGGTGCAGGGCTTGGATTGTCAATTGCTAAAAGTATAGTTGAGCTTCATAATGGGAAAATTTTTGCAGAGTATAATGGAAAAAAAGTTTGTTTGAAATTAGTTTTACCACATAAATAA
- a CDS encoding alpha/beta fold hydrolase, which produces MKNYSKNIMKKGFWIMISLLFIGIVVGYIKYNAYMSVPKQRLGLSDYYSEMPPDSKNIYIKLPIDHNNRSLGEYKGFYRLSPNFTPGKDVIFYLTDGQQNKVHTKSTFDVFEKKLPGLSYVVMGRRGSSPSLFPEVYTNTKAVDYKKAMNLYGTDQQIEDIEMVRQDLKKRGYLSGDGKIMLFGGSGGGILVQQYLAKYGEHVSRAMLEATSAPDIMMDNKSNITGYNFNIIMKEKNPAALEKLDNIIRNKKVDRAQLCYMLFKISVTDIDWVNTCSRLIDDIDQGNKKTYYKNLFNPEYNFSLCKIIMKSPIVESTKVRMFEVVGEQIIKYSKTPNTDINVCFEWSKELLKDYLKEAEAGTFNVKPINLLEDRKKYSGEVLFFIGDMDIDFSIDVASKIAQDYSKSKIVVVHDNHGMVMEGEKYQSLRNEFFIHGLFSNKLQNIINDIKIRI; this is translated from the coding sequence ATGAAAAATTATAGTAAAAATATAATGAAAAAAGGCTTTTGGATTATGATTTCTTTATTATTTATAGGAATAGTTGTAGGATATATCAAGTATAATGCATACATGTCAGTTCCTAAACAACGTCTTGGTTTATCAGACTATTATAGTGAAATGCCTCCTGATTCTAAAAACATATATATAAAATTACCTATAGATCATAATAATAGAAGTCTTGGAGAATACAAAGGTTTTTATAGGTTAAGTCCTAATTTTACTCCTGGAAAAGATGTAATATTTTATCTTACAGATGGTCAGCAAAATAAAGTTCATACAAAATCTACCTTTGATGTGTTTGAAAAAAAGCTTCCAGGCTTATCTTATGTAGTTATGGGTAGAAGAGGGTCTTCACCATCACTATTTCCAGAGGTTTATACTAATACAAAAGCTGTTGACTATAAGAAGGCTATGAATCTTTATGGAACAGATCAACAAATTGAAGATATAGAAATGGTACGTCAGGATCTTAAAAAAAGGGGATACTTATCAGGTGATGGAAAAATAATGTTATTTGGAGGTTCTGGAGGAGGTATATTGGTACAACAATATCTTGCAAAGTATGGTGAACATGTTTCTAGAGCTATGCTAGAGGCCACCAGTGCGCCAGATATTATGATGGATAATAAGTCAAATATCACAGGATACAATTTTAATATTATTATGAAAGAAAAAAATCCTGCAGCATTAGAAAAATTAGATAATATAATAAGAAACAAAAAAGTAGATAGAGCTCAATTATGTTATATGCTTTTTAAGATAAGTGTAACTGATATTGATTGGGTAAATACTTGTTCAAGGCTTATTGATGACATTGATCAAGGAAATAAAAAAACTTACTATAAGAATTTATTTAACCCAGAATATAATTTTTCTTTATGTAAAATCATAATGAAATCACCTATAGTAGAATCTACAAAAGTTAGAATGTTTGAAGTTGTTGGAGAACAGATAATTAAATATTCTAAAACACCTAACACTGATATTAATGTGTGCTTTGAATGGTCTAAGGAATTGTTAAAGGATTATTTAAAGGAAGCTGAAGCTGGTACCTTTAATGTTAAACCAATTAACCTTTTAGAAGATAGAAAAAAATATAGTGGTGAAGTGCTATTTTTTATTGGTGATATGGATATAGATTTTTCTATAGATGTGGCCTCCAAAATAGCACAAGATTATTCAAAATCTAAAATTGTGGTGGTTCATGATAATCACGGAATGGTGATGGAAGGAGAAAAGTACCAAAGCTTAAGAAATGAATTTTTTATTCATGGGTTGTTTAGTAATAAATTACAGAATATAATAAATGACATAAAGATAAGAATCTGA
- the hcp gene encoding hydroxylamine reductase codes for MSMFCYQCQETAKGTGCTIKGVCGKIDKVANLQDLMIYTLKGIAILQKKGLDVEIKFTKANHFMLNGLFMTITNANFDDTAFVKKIKEGIELREEIKKELIEKKVDLGELHDAATFVIKNDSELLAKSESIGVGVLATENEDVRSLRELIIYGVKGMAAYAEHALNLGKENEEIYDFIVKALTATLDDTLTADDLVALTLETGKFGVDVMAMLDAANTGAYGNPEITEVNIGVRNNPAILISGHDLKDLEELLEQTKDTGVDVYTHGEMLPAHYYPFFKKYSNFVGNYGNAWWKQNEEFETFNGPILFTTNCIIPPKDSYKDRVYTTGATGYPGFIHVKEREDGKAKDFSEIIAHAKKLPAPKEIETGKIVGGFAHAQVFALADKVVEAVKSGAIKKFFVMAGCDGRMKSRNYYTEFAEKLPKDTVILTAGCAKYKYNKLNLGDIGGIPRVLDAGQCNDSYSLAVIALKLKEVFELNDVNELPIAYNIAWYEQKAVIVLLALLHLGVKNIHLGPTLPGFLSPNVAKVLVENFGIAGIGTVDEDIKMFLE; via the coding sequence ATGAGTATGTTTTGTTATCAATGTCAAGAAACTGCTAAAGGGACAGGCTGTACAATAAAAGGGGTCTGCGGAAAAATAGACAAGGTTGCAAATTTGCAAGATTTAATGATTTACACATTAAAAGGTATTGCAATACTTCAAAAGAAGGGTTTAGATGTAGAAATTAAATTTACTAAAGCTAATCATTTCATGTTGAATGGTTTATTTATGACTATTACTAATGCTAATTTTGATGATACAGCTTTTGTTAAAAAGATAAAAGAAGGTATAGAACTTAGAGAAGAAATAAAGAAAGAATTAATAGAGAAAAAAGTTGATTTAGGCGAATTACATGATGCGGCTACTTTTGTTATAAAGAATGATTCAGAGCTTTTAGCAAAATCAGAGTCAATTGGAGTAGGAGTATTAGCTACAGAAAATGAAGATGTACGTTCACTAAGAGAATTAATCATCTATGGAGTTAAGGGTATGGCTGCTTATGCTGAACATGCACTAAACTTAGGAAAAGAAAATGAAGAAATATATGATTTTATTGTAAAGGCATTAACAGCTACATTAGATGACACATTGACTGCAGATGATTTGGTAGCACTTACATTAGAAACAGGAAAATTTGGTGTAGATGTTATGGCTATGCTTGATGCTGCTAATACAGGAGCTTATGGAAATCCTGAAATAACAGAAGTTAATATTGGAGTAAGAAATAATCCTGCAATATTAATATCAGGACATGATTTAAAGGATTTAGAAGAACTTTTAGAACAAACAAAGGATACAGGAGTAGATGTTTATACACATGGTGAAATGTTACCAGCTCATTATTATCCTTTCTTTAAAAAGTATTCAAACTTTGTAGGTAATTATGGTAATGCATGGTGGAAACAAAATGAAGAATTTGAAACTTTTAATGGACCAATATTATTTACAACTAACTGTATTATACCACCAAAAGATAGCTATAAGGATAGAGTTTATACTACAGGAGCTACAGGTTATCCAGGCTTTATACATGTAAAAGAAAGAGAAGATGGTAAAGCAAAAGACTTTAGTGAAATCATAGCTCATGCGAAGAAACTTCCAGCACCAAAAGAAATTGAAACAGGAAAAATTGTTGGAGGCTTTGCTCATGCACAAGTATTTGCTTTAGCAGATAAGGTAGTAGAAGCAGTTAAATCAGGAGCTATAAAAAAATTCTTTGTTATGGCTGGCTGTGATGGAAGAATGAAATCAAGAAATTATTATACTGAATTTGCTGAAAAACTACCAAAAGATACAGTAATTTTAACAGCAGGATGTGCTAAATATAAATATAACAAATTAAACTTAGGTGATATTGGAGGAATTCCAAGAGTTTTAGATGCAGGACAATGTAATGATTCTTATTCATTAGCAGTTATAGCTTTAAAATTAAAGGAAGTATTTGAATTAAATGACGTAAATGAGCTTCCAATTGCTTATAACATAGCATGGTATGAGCAAAAAGCTGTAATAGTACTTTTAGCATTGCTTCATTTAGGAGTAAAAAATATTCATTTAGGACCAACTCTTCCAGGTTTCTTATCACCAAATGTGGCTAAAGTATTAGTAGAGAACTTTGGAATAGCAGGAATAGGAACTGTTGACGAAGATATAAAAATGTTTTTAGAGTAA
- a CDS encoding response regulator transcription factor codes for MKRIFLVEDDKAIAKNLILLLRSEGFAVTHAPTRNEALTLLAENKFDLALIDISLPDGNGFTVCTEIKETQDVPVIFLTASGDESSVVTGLNMGADDYITKPFRPRELIARIRTALRKSGRSPSDFEICGLHVDTASGVVKKNGNEIFLSALEYRLLLVFISNPKNIITRGKLLDELWDAAGEFVNDNTLTVYIKRLREKIENDPANPQIILTVRGTGYRLGGKYASE; via the coding sequence ATGAAACGAATATTTTTAGTTGAAGACGATAAAGCAATCGCTAAAAACCTTATACTCTTACTGCGATCAGAGGGATTTGCAGTAACCCATGCTCCTACGCGGAATGAGGCTCTTACTTTACTTGCTGAGAATAAATTTGACTTAGCGTTAATTGATATTTCTTTACCAGACGGAAATGGCTTTACAGTTTGCACGGAAATTAAAGAAACACAGGATGTTCCAGTTATATTTCTCACGGCTTCTGGGGATGAGTCCAGTGTTGTCACTGGACTAAACATGGGGGCAGATGACTATATTACCAAACCCTTTCGTCCTCGTGAACTAATTGCAAGAATCAGAACCGCATTACGAAAAAGCGGACGTTCTCCATCGGATTTTGAAATCTGTGGACTTCATGTAGATACAGCAAGCGGAGTTGTGAAAAAAAATGGCAACGAGATTTTTCTTTCAGCATTAGAATACCGCTTATTGCTGGTATTTATTAGCAATCCTAAAAACATTATTACGAGAGGTAAGCTGCTTGACGAATTATGGGATGCAGCAGGAGAGTTTGTCAATGACAATACATTGACCGTATATATCAAACGCTTGCGGGAAAAAATAGAAAATGACCCAGCTAATCCGCAAATAATTTTAACCGTTAGAGGTACGGGATATAGATTAGGTGGCAAGTATGCTTCGGAATAG
- a CDS encoding sensor histidine kinase yields MLRNREIKQFAIFFSLIAATVVILGFTINTAAGILAIASSVAFGITFFAFTKARYKSIAQISDQIDLVLHNIDHLYIAESEEGELSILQSEITKMTLRIREQNSALKKEKEHLADSLADIAHQLRTPLTSVNLILSLLENNPEENERKSLIWETKELFVQMDWLLTSLLKLSRLDAGIVVFQSKQIDVNNLICTALRPFLIQMDLHNITLQTDVPKEMTIQGDLGWLSEAIQNIIKNCIESAGNNGKIDIICTDNPLFTEIAIHDSGVGFKKEDLPCLFERFYRGKNSAATGYGIGLALCKMIITRQGGMITAKNHPKGGAVFSIRFPK; encoded by the coding sequence ATGCTTCGGAATAGAGAAATTAAGCAGTTTGCCATTTTTTTCTCCTTAATAGCTGCCACTGTTGTAATACTGGGATTTACAATCAATACGGCAGCTGGAATCCTTGCCATTGCTTCTTCTGTAGCCTTTGGAATAACATTTTTTGCATTTACCAAGGCTCGATACAAAAGCATTGCGCAGATTTCAGATCAAATCGATCTTGTACTTCATAATATTGACCATCTGTATATTGCCGAATCTGAGGAGGGCGAACTTTCAATTCTTCAAAGCGAAATAACAAAAATGACACTGCGTATTAGGGAGCAAAACAGCGCACTAAAAAAGGAAAAAGAACACCTTGCTGATTCGCTGGCGGATATAGCTCACCAACTACGTACTCCGCTCACATCTGTAAACCTTATTCTATCATTATTAGAAAACAACCCTGAAGAAAATGAGCGGAAATCATTGATATGGGAAACAAAGGAATTGTTTGTACAGATGGATTGGCTTCTTACTTCTCTGTTGAAGTTATCTCGCCTGGACGCAGGTATTGTGGTATTCCAAAGCAAACAGATAGATGTAAACAATTTGATATGCACAGCTCTTCGTCCATTTTTGATTCAAATGGATCTGCACAATATTACTTTACAAACAGATGTTCCAAAGGAAATGACGATTCAGGGCGATTTAGGTTGGCTTTCAGAAGCAATTCAAAATATTATTAAAAATTGCATTGAAAGCGCAGGTAATAATGGGAAGATTGATATTATCTGCACAGACAACCCACTGTTTACTGAGATTGCCATACATGACAGCGGCGTAGGCTTTAAAAAAGAAGATTTGCCCTGCCTGTTTGAACGGTTTTATCGTGGAAAAAATTCAGCTGCCACAGGATACGGTATTGGATTAGCTCTCTGTAAGATGATTATAACACGGCAGGGAGGAATGATTACTGCCAAAAATCATCCCAAGGGCGGTGCAGTATTTTCTATTCGTTTTCCAAAGTGA
- a CDS encoding ABC transporter ATP-binding protein, protein MEFLKVENLCKVYGKGENQVTALDHVSLTIEKGEFTAIIGSSGSGKSTLLHSIGGVDVPTSGKVYLDGQDVYAQSNEKLAIFRRRQVGLIYQFHNLIPTLNVVENITLPILMDKRKVNKERLNELLELLGLQHRKNHLPNQLSGGQQQRVSIGRALMNAPAVMLADEPTGSLDSRNGHEIINLLKLSNQKYRQTLIVVTHDENIALQADRIIGISDGTVVRDERVRP, encoded by the coding sequence ATGGAATTTTTAAAAGTTGAAAATTTATGCAAAGTCTATGGCAAGGGCGAAAACCAAGTTACAGCCCTTGACCATGTTTCACTTACAATCGAAAAAGGAGAATTTACCGCAATTATCGGTTCTTCAGGCTCGGGAAAATCTACATTACTTCACAGCATTGGTGGAGTAGATGTGCCAACAAGCGGAAAGGTGTATTTGGATGGTCAGGATGTATATGCCCAAAGCAATGAAAAACTGGCTATTTTCCGCAGGAGACAGGTAGGACTAATTTACCAGTTTCACAACCTCATTCCCACGTTGAATGTGGTAGAAAACATTACCTTGCCTATACTCATGGATAAACGTAAAGTCAATAAGGAAAGGCTGAATGAATTGCTGGAACTACTTGGCTTACAACACCGAAAAAACCATTTACCCAATCAGCTTTCAGGTGGTCAACAGCAGCGTGTTTCCATAGGGCGTGCTTTGATGAATGCCCCAGCAGTAATGCTTGCCGATGAACCTACTGGTAGCTTGGACAGCCGAAATGGACATGAAATTATCAATTTGCTGAAATTAAGCAATCAAAAATATAGACAGACACTTATTGTTGTCACCCATGACGAAAATATCGCCCTACAAGCAGACCGTATTATCGGTATATCAGATGGTACAGTAGTGCGAGATGAAAGGGTGAGACCATGA